A stretch of the Elephas maximus indicus isolate mEleMax1 chromosome 3, mEleMax1 primary haplotype, whole genome shotgun sequence genome encodes the following:
- the LOC126070938 gene encoding olfactory receptor 7C1-like, giving the protein MESANQTYVSEFLLLGFSAKLEIQLILFGLFLSIYLVTFTGNLLIILAVSADSQLHTPMYFFLSNLSFADICFTSTTIPKMLVNIKMQSKSILYEGCLTQIFFFIVFGCLDNLLLTVMAYDRFVAICHPLNYTVIMNPRLCGQLILGSWCLSVMGSMLEILPVLKLSFCTHIEIPHFFCDLPEVLKLTCSDTLINNIVVYLVTGFLAFIPFTGILFSYSQIASSIWRISSAGGKYKAFSTCGSHLSVVSLFYGTGLGVYLSSAATPTSRTSLMASVMYTVITPMLNPFIYSLRNRDVKGVLGRLLGRAAASQ; this is encoded by the coding sequence ATGGAATCAGCAAATCAAACATATgtttcagaatttcttcttctgGGATTTTCAGCAAAGTTAGAGATTCAGCTCATTCTCTTTGGGCTGTTCCTATCCATTTACCTGGTCACCTTCACTGGGAACCTACTGATCATCCTGGCCGTCAGTGCTGACTCCCAACTCCACACAcctatgtacttcttcctctccaacttaTCCTTTGCTGACATCTGTTTCACCTCTACCACTATACCAAAGATGCTGGTGAATATCAAGATGCAGAGCAAATCCATCCTCTATGAAGGCTGCCtcacccagattttttttttcattgtttttggatGTCTGGACAATTTACTCCTGactgtgatggcctatgaccgcttcgTGGCAATCTGTCACCCCCTGaactacacagtcatcatgaaccccCGGCTCTGTGGACAGCTGATTCTGGGGTCCTGGTGCCTCAGTGTCATGGGATCCATGCTAGAAATTTTGCCAGTTTTGAAGCTGTCCTTCTGCACACATATAGAAATCCCCCACTTTTTTTGTGATCTTCCTGAAGTCCTGAAGCTCACCTGTTCTGACACCCTAATCAATAACATTGTGGTGTATTTGGTGACTGGCTTCCTGGCCTTCATTCCTTTCACTGGAATACTTTTCTCTTATTCTCAGATTGCCTCCTCCATATGGAGAATTTCATCAGCTGGAGGGAAGTATAAAGCTTTTtccacctgtgggtctcacctctctGTTGTCTCCTTGTTCTATGGCACAGGCCTTGGGGTCTACCTCAGCTCTGCAGCCACACCAACCTCTAGAACAAGTCTGATGGCTTCGGTGATGTACACCGTGATCACACCCATGCTGAATCCCTTCATCTACAGTCTAAGGAACAGGGACGTTAAAGGGGTACTGGGGAGGCTCCTTGGAAGGGCAGCTGCCTCTCAGTGA